The nucleotide window TCGATGGTGGCGGCTTTGGCGGAGGACGTTGGCGTGGATCTGGCTGTCCAGCCAGCAGTGCTTGGGGACGCGGTGGACCGGCCTTCCGAGGAAATACGGCGTGGTGCGGCTGCCGCGAGACCATCTCGAAGGCAGGGAGGACCAATGGAGCGAGTTCGAGGCAGAACCCGGATCTTTTGACAGGCTGTCTGGCTTCTTCAGCGCACTTGCTTCAACGACGATTAACTGGAACGACGCCACGCTGGCTCGCCTGCCTGGGGTCCGCGAACGCGTCGCGCGGGTGAGGCTGCGTAGCGGGATCGGTGGCCTGAACATCCGGATGACGGGCGATCAGATCAGGGGGTTGGCCGATCTGGGGCGCGTGGCAGCGCTCAAGCTGCTCAAGCGATATGCCTTTCCCGTCGCGCGGCCTTCCGACGAACTGTCCGACGACAAACTGTCCGACGGCTGGAACGAGCATCGCTGGGTGCGACTCAACGTGCTGCGAGACAGCCTTGCAACGAGCCTGGCCGGGCTGACCTGGGCGGCGTCTCACGTCGGTTATGGCAAGCCGCTTCGCGACCTGATCCGTCTGGCGATCGACGAACCGGTGCTGAAAAAGGACAAGGATTCGCAACTGCTCGCTGCCCAGGCGGCCGCACTGGAGGGAGCGCTGGACGCGCTGATCGAGGCGGAGCGCGCATTGAACATGTCGACAGCCGGCCAGCCTTATAGGCCGTCGCCAAGGCCGGTGATGCGGGTGCGCCCGCCACTGTAGCGAACAATTGCAGGGATAGGAACGAGGGAACCGCCATGCAGATTGATATACAGAGCAAGTCGAGGAGCCTGTTGGGCGTCACCGACCTCACCCTAGCGGCAAAAATTAAGCCCGGGCTGATCCCGGCACTGGACTCGCGCAGCTACGAAAGCCGGCTGCGACTACTGTTGAGGACGCTGAACCTGCTGCGCGTTTCGTCACTGGAGGCGGAGCCGACGTCACTGATCGCCGACGCGGTCGATCGAATCCGGGCCATTCACTCCTTCCGCCTTGCGATCGTCGGGGAGGATCCGCCAAAGCGGCTCCTGCTTTCGGTCGCATTCGATGGCGGGTGGGAGCCCTACATGCGCCGCATCTGGCGTGATTTGGGGCCACTTCTGGACGTCATTTTTTGTAACTGCGAGGGTTACCTTGATGCCCACAGCCACGATTTCCCGGCCTACGCGGGCTGGGTCCGATCGGCCCAGGTCACTACTGAATTCTTCTACAACGCCAGCGCGCTGACCGTAAACGACCTGCACTACCTTCGGCAGGAGCGACAGGGGTGGCACGACGCCGGTCGCCGCGGCCTTCTTGAGGAGGCGCTATCAGCCCTGACCAGGCTGTACCGGCTGACTGACATGCATCTGCAGCTTGCAAGTGCGAACGACGGCGACTCTCTGCTGCGCGCCGCAAGGCATCTGTTGCGGGATCCCGCCCGTACACTAATCGAGAAAGCCCGACAGAGCGAACTCGACGCGACGCTACAAGCGGCGCTGACTTGGTTCGATAGGTACGAGGCCGGCTTTCTGAAGCAGGCGCTGCCGGCTTTGACCGCGTTGTACCGGCTGAGCGACATGTATCCGCCGCTTGCAGATGTGCCTGACGGCGACTTTCTGCTGCGCGCCGCAGGGCATTTGTTGGGGGAGGAACTCGCCCAGTGCATCGGGAAAGCCCGGCAAAAAGAGCTCAACCCGACGGAACGAGCGGCGCTGACTTGGTTTGCTAATTACAAGGCGAAGGCGCTGGATGGCCGCGCCACCACAGCGAAATGGGATCCTCTCAAGGTTCAGGGCGGCATTATCGAGGCCTACACGGGCGCCACACATGCTTGCCTGCTGCTGGTCTCGCTCAAGGACTCGGCAGCGGCGTGCGACATGCTTGAATACCTCAAGCCGGATATCCAGCACACCAGCGCCACCGCATTGGAGGCGGCGACGGCCAAGCCATTCGTTAATGTCGGATTCACCGTCCAGGGGCTCACGATCGCAGGCGTGCCGAACGGCACACTTGACCTGCTGCCATATGAGTTCCGGGAGGGTATGGCGGCGCGGGCCAGCATCCTCGGCGACGTGCGCCACAACCATCCGATCAACTGGTCCCTCCCGGAGCGCAATTGGCCCGAGCCGCCACAACACGAGCGGGAGCGCGTGGAGCTGTCATCGGTCCATGCGATCGTCATGTACACATGCAAGGGACCTGCGGATGAATGGCAGGATATGGCTAGCGACAAGCATCCGCTGCGCGGTGCGGTCTTGCAATTTAACGAAAAGCTTTCCGGCAAGGGCGTGCAGATCCTTTCGGTGCAGAGCATGCGGCGCCTGGTCGGCTCGGGAAGTGAGCCTCCCCGGGACCATTTTGACTTCGTGGACGGCATCAGCCAGCCATGGCTGGAACCGCCTCAAAAGCCGGCCCGCTCCAACGAAGTCATGACTGGCGACGTAGGTTACAAGAACATCCCCCGAGATCGACCGACGAGGGACAAGGTCGTGACTGGCGACTTGCTGCTCGGTTACGAGAACTCCTTCGGCGATCCGCCGCTGACCGGCAAACTCTGGGATGACAGCACCTTCCTAGTCGTGCGCAAACTGGAGCAAGATGTCGACGCGCTGCACACCGTACTGAAAGAGAGCGGAGACGTGGAGGGGACAAAGGCGAAGTTCATGGGTCGCACAGGTGACGGCGAAGTCTTGATCGAAGACGAGACGATCAACAGGAGGGGCAACGACTTCGACTATTCGAAAGACGCAGAGGGAAAGGCTTGCCCATTCCAATCCCATATCCGACGCGCCAATCCCCGCGGCACCCGGGATGATATCCGCACTGTGCCCCGGATCATGCGACGAGGCATGTCCTATGGTCTGCCTTATAGGGAGAAGCCGAACGCCAAACGTGGTTTATTCTTCATGGCGTACAACGCGTCGATCGCAGAGCAGTACGAGGTCATCCAGGCTTGGCTGAGCGGCAGCAACAGCAGTGACCAGAATACGTACTCGGCCCTACGAGATCCGTTTGTCGGCGTGCCACTGGACGGTGATCCGCACACCTTTGTGCTCCACGGCGCCGAACCAGTGAAGCTACCGTTGGACCGGCCGATCGTCACAATGAAATGGGGTCTGTACGCCTTCGTCCCGTCGATCAAGGCGATCGACGAACTCACGGAGCTTGCAAAGGCAGCGGCAAAAATCGAGTCCATTAAGGACAAGGATAATCCGAAGAAGAAAGACCAGCGTGCCGCAGAGCTCGCCGTGCATGTGCAGAAGGGCGCGGCGGTCATCGCCAAGCTGAGACGAACCGAACAGCAACTGGGTTTCGACTCGGCGGCGGACCAATGGAAGATTGCGCTTGAGGATATAAACGCACGTATGTTCGGCATCAGCCAAGCAGTATGGGCGGCGATACGGGAGTTGCACGGTGGGGTGCTGCGGACGCCATATGGGGTGTTGGTATGCAAGAAGGATCTCGTGACCGAAGTATTCAATAACGGCGGAAGGGGGGACCCGCGCTACACGGTGACGGGCTATGCCGAGCGCATGCGCGCGTCCTTCGGTGAGATCTATCTGGGCAAGGACGATGACCGGCTGAGCACGTCGAAATACCGCGCCGAGGCTTGCCCTGCCAACAAAGCAATAATGGCCGTCAGCCGCGAGGCGGCGTTCACAAGCTCTTTTAAGCACACGCAGGAAGCGCTCAGATCCCTCGTCCCAGACGACGGCGAGAAAAGGTTACAGGTAAAGGACATCGTCGACGACACCCTGGCGGGCATCAGCAAGGAGTGGTTCGGCCTGCCCGATGGCGAGCATGTGGCGTGCGGCGGCTGGCATTGGCGATCGGACAAGCCTACCTGCCCGGGCCACTTCCACTCGCCGTCACGGTACATGTTCCAGCCCAACCCGGGCTTGGAAGCGACCAAGGTGGGCCAGCAGCACGGCAAGGACCTATTCAACGCAGTCGGCAAGCTCATCGAGGCGCAACGAAAGGCCGAGAGGAACCTGGGAACACTCGGAAACGCGTTGTTCGATGCATACTCCAACGACCAGGCGCAGCTGACCTCCGAGAAGAACGCGCAGCTGACAAGCACGCTGATCGGCGTGATGATGGGCTTCCTTCCGACCGTCGACGGCAACATCCGCGGGGCGCTGTTCGAATGGATCAGCGACCGATCGTTGTGGGACCATCAGCTCGCCTATCTGGCCGATAAAAACCAAGACCGCTTCGTAAAAGCTTGTATGGTCCTGATGGGCCCGCTGACGAAAACCCTGCTCTTGCGACCCGTTCCGGAGCTCGTGTGGCGCACCGCACTTGAGCGGCATTTTTTGGGACCCGTTGAGGTCCGTCCAGGCGACAAGATTGCGGTGAGCATCGTGTCAGCAACGCAAGAGTGCCGTCTCAACGACGACAACGACGGCCTATACCTCCTCTTCGGTGGCAACCGCAGAGAGAAGGGCCATCCCACCCACGCATGCCCGGGCTACGAAATGGCCATAGGTGTGATGCTGGGTATGCTGGCCGGACTGCTGGAATGGGCGCGGCTGCGGCCTACAATGTCGCCAATGGAATTGAACGTGAGCCGGCGTTGAGCTGCCGACGCGCTGGCGAGAGCGCGCGCTGTGTCCTGCCTGAATGTGCCGGCGTCAGCACAAGTTCAGCGCTCGCAAGGACGGTCAAGAACGTGTAAGATCGTGGCACCTAATTTTCGACGTGCCGGTTGAAACGACCGGTTGGGCCCTGCGAGCTCTTGCTGTCGACGTAATGAGTTCGAAACTGCCGTCCCAAAAGGAAGTCCTTTAAGTGGCACGGTGAGTGACATGACCAATCGAAGACAGGAAGAGGCAAGATCGCGGCGCAGATATCTTGCGATCCTATTTTCGGACTTGTCAGACTCCGCCCGCCTCGCGGCAGGTATGGAGGCCGAAGACTTTTCGGATCTGCTGAGTCACCTCCGCCGCGCCTATGAAGACATCATCCCAAGGCACGGTGGAACGATTGTCCAGATTCGGGGGGACGGCCTGCTGGCCAGCTTCGGTTATCCGGAAACACATGAGGACGATGGACGCCGAGCGACCGAGGCCGCGCTTGATCTTCACGACTTCGTTCGAAGAATCCCACTTGACCTCTCACCCCGCACCTTGCCGCCGCTGCATCTGCATACGGGAGTTCACTCCGGCTTGGTACTTCTTGCCGATGGGGATGATCTTCATGGACGGCTTGATTTGTTGGGTAATACTGTAAATGTTGCGGCGCGCCTTTCCGACGTTGCGCAAAGCGACGAGATTTTAGTCAGCGAAGAAACGCTGGGCGCTGAAAGCCACTTCTATGAGACTACGCCCAGGCGATCCCTTAGCCTCCAGGGGATAATCCAGCCGATCGCAGTCTACGGCATCCTTGGTCGCGCTGCCGTCGGCACACGATTCGAAGCAAGATCGATGCGGGGTCTAACGTCATTCATAGGCCGCCAAACCGAACTCCAGGCTTTGAAGGGAAGCCTCTACGACATAATAAAAGGGCAGCCGCAATATGTTGCGATCGTCGCACCCGCGGGTATGGGAAAGACCCGGCTCGTCGAGGAATTTCTCCGCGACTCGGCAAATTCTGATTGCCGGATACTGCGAGGTTACTGCGAAAGCTATCTAAGCGCCGAGCCCTTACAGCCATTCCTCCAGATTCTCCGATTGTTGCTGGGCCTGGACTATGGAATGACGGCTGCGCGCGCCGCCAAGGTGCTTGAGAGAACGCTCGCGGAAATTAATCCCGATCTCCTCAAGTATCGGTTTGAGTTCCTGCGTACTCTTTCGCTGGATCCCGTGAACGGGCAACTGGAATCGCGTAATATTTCGCTGGAAAACACGATCGCCGCGATATGCAAGCTTTTCGATGCCTTAGTCATTTCCAAACCTGTGGTGCTATTCATCGACGATTGGCAATGGGCCGATGTCGCATCGCGTCAGGTGCTCGAAGCGATAAGACGCGGCGACAATCGGACGTTGTTCGTGCTCGTTGCAAGCCGCGAGCTTGGCGATGGTAACGTGGCGATCGGTGGCGCGAACATCTTAACCCTTGCGCCTTTCAGCGCTGACGAAGCCGAGGAAATCATTCGTCAACTACTTCCTGGAAGCAATCCGTTCACCGTTACAAGAATCAGGGAGCTCTCTGGCGGCAATCCGTTGTTTATTGAAGAGCTATGCCACTCCGTTGCGCATGACAGCCCGGATCACAACCGGATTGGCCGCATCCACGGCGGCGAGGCATGGTTGGAGAAACTCATAGAATCCCGCGTCGAACGACTGAAGCCCGAGCAGATTGATCTGGTTCGCACGGCAGCCGTTATTGGCAATGTCATTCCCACTTGGCTGCTTGAGAGGCTCACCGGCTGTGGGGAAAGCCATCCACTTATCGCAACGCTCGCTGCACAAGATCTCATTTTTCCCGGCGAGCAATCGGGAACACTTCGATTCAAGCACGGCATTGCGCGTGACGTGATCTACGACTCAGTTGGTCTGCGCCAGCGCAATGCGCTGCATAAATGTATCGCTGACACGCTGAGAGAGCATGGACCGGCAGGCGCGCAGGAAGAAGCTTGGGAACTACTTGCGTATCACTACGGCGCATGCGGGAAGGTGGTCGAGGCCGCTCAGTACGCCGAGGCCGCGGGAGATAAAGCCGCCGGGGCCTCGGCGTTGGACCGTGCCCAAATACAGTACGGCGCCGCTCTCTCGGCCCTCGATCCGGATTCTTCTCAAGAAAACTATGAACGTTGGATCTCCATAGCGCAACGACTGGCTTTGGCCTGCGTATTTGATCCGTCAAGGGATCAACTGGAGTTTCTGCAACGTGCAGTCGTCCTTGCGACAGCCCACCACGATCAGCGCGCGCTTGCGCGAGCCGAATATTGGGTAGGATACATCAACTACGCGCTAGGGGAGCTGGCTTATGCCACACGCCACTTGGAAACCGCGCTTGCACAAGCCACGGCCGTCGGCGACGAACCGCTTGCTGTGCAAATTCGAGCGGTGTTGGGGCAAGCCTGTGCGGCGGCAGCGGAATACGACAAGTCCCTCGTGTTGCTTGACGAGGCAATCTCGATAAAGCGTCAATTCCGCAAACGCGGTCGGCTCCCTGTTGCACTTGCTTATTCGTTGGCCTGCAAAGCAACGGTCCTCGGCGACCGCGGGCTATTCGAGCAAGCGCACGCATGTTTAGACGAAGCTTTGGCTGCAGTTCATGATTCAGGCCATGAGGTTGAGGCGTCGATCTTGTGTTGGAAAAGCGCCGTCAGTTTGTGGCAGGGCCGTTGGGAGGACGCACGAGCAGCTGCGATCAAGGGCCAGCATATCGCAGAGCGAGTGAGGAGTCTGTATTTGTATGCAATGAACCTTTCATTAGGTGGATATGCGAGTTGGATGACGCAACGGTCCCAGAAATCATTGCAGGCGATCGTAGATGCCACGTCATGGCTCGAGAACCGCAATCGAGGACTGTTTGTATCATTGAATCACGGTTGGTTGGCTGACAGCTTGGTTGAAAGTGAACGATGGCAGCAGGCGAGGCACCATGCCGCTCGTGCGCTGTTGCGTAGTCGACGGCATGACCGGTTGGGGGAAGCCATGGCCTACCGCGCGATGGCTCGCGCCTCGGCTGCCGGGCATAACCGGAAGTCGCCGGAAGTGTATCTCGCTCTGGCGATGAAGAACGCGCTTGCCAGAGGAGCACGACACGAGATTGCGGTCACGCAGCTCTGCGACGCCCAGATACGACTTGCTTGCGGAGAACGCGCGCACGTAGCCGAGCTATTAGACCAGGCGGAGAGCCTGTTTGAAGCAATGGGGATGACTTGGCACATCGAGGCAACCCGCGATTTGCGTCGACGGTCAAGGTGAGCGGTAACTACAGGAATGGATGACCATGCCTTGCAGGTGAAAGCCCGCGTTTCCCGCTTGTGGGCGCTCGTGAGTGCATCGCGAGTATTAGGGTTAAATTCGTTCGCCAGTTGCAGAGACCAGTGGGAATCTGAATTTGTTGGATCCGAATCGCGGTCAGGCCGACCCTAGACTAATACTTTTTCGATCGTTCATTGTTTCAGTGTGCCGAAATCCGGATTGATGGATTTGACATGGATGTTGAGACGAGCATCACCACCCTGATGGACAGGCAAACATTCAAGCTGGTTTGCGACCGATGCGGCAGCCTGACCGTTGCGTTGCCGACCGAGGCTCAGCCGAATCCCTGTTCCATTCTGAAATGTGGGCGGTGCGGCTCTCCGAGAGGAACGCTTCAGTCGCTGCGCGACACGTCAATCCAGGCAGGCATCCGGCATCCGGTGTAACGGAGATGGCCGGGGCCTGATTTGACCTGCTCGTGGTTTCGAACGGAGGCTCGGGCGTATCGGGCGCTCGATTGCCGGATTGTATGCGGCTGTTGGCGGCACCGCGGCGCAAGCCGCGAACGCCGTTGTCACCCGCGTCCGATGATCGTGGAAAATGGGGTATCGGGAGCCCTAGTCAGCATCCGGTCGAGCGGATAGGCTCCGAACTCCGGCTTTTGTTGTCTGCAAGAATCTTCGGCATTTCGGAGCAGCTGCTAATTTCGCAAGGGGGAGACGAGACATGCGAACGATCTGTGCGTCCGTGCTGGCGACCGGCCTTTTGATTGCTACCAGTGCCAGTGCAGCGCCACTTCTGAGCCATATTCAGCCTGCTCCGGATACGCTGATCACGGCCGCGAAGGTGATCTGTGACGAGGCGGGCAATTGCTACCGACCGCATCGGCGCCGCCCCGTGGCGCGGTGGGTTTACGGCGACAAGAATTTCTCTGGCCCGTACGCTGGACCGGGTTACTACGGTAATCCGCGGTATCGTTATAACTGGTGGCCCTGGTACTGATCTCGCCGGCGGGACATCATCGCTGCGCGGGCCGTTAGCCTGATGAAAGCCAATGCAGGAACGTGGCGCAGCCGCAAATGAGTTGCGATGCCAGCATAAGAATTGCCCATGAAACGAACAGGATACGAATCATCCCCGCGTTCTCGGCCGGCTGCAGATCGCTGATCGGTCGAGCACAACGCTCCAGATTCGAATTTGTTCATCACCGCTATGGGACCGGCGAGTGCGACCTTGTTTGCTCGCCTTGCGCTTCGTAAACGGCTGCGAGCTTCGCCAATATCTGGCGATCGCTTGAACGCGGCATCTGCAACGAGATTAATGCCGGCGGCTTAAATCGTTTTTCAAATGGCTGGGGCGCCAGCCCGTCGGATCCAGGCGGCAAGGGCTGCAGCTATCCCCACAACCGGATTCAATGGAACCCGAATTAAGCCTGTTTCGCCCTATAAACTGTATCAAATCGCTGCTATAGGACTGCATAACGTGGCCGACAAGTTCGCCCCTTAATGCCGATGTTGCTAAGGCTTACAATCACCGGTTTTTAAAGATAATGACGTTGTTCAATATGGCTATTAAAACGAATGATGCCGTCCCGCGGCTTTCGGGGTCTCGAGGCATCGGATTGGGCGACAATTCCGATTTGGCTGGCACCTCCGAAGGCGAGCGCCATGACCAGCTCGATGGCATCGATTGGTCAAAAGCGGCACCAAGCTGGGTTTCAATGTTTACTGGGCTCGTTTTGCCGCTGCTTGGCCTCGCTCTGCTGGTTGGTTCCGTCGATTTTGCGTTGAGCTGGTTGGTTGGAAGATGGGTCAGCCCCTCGAGCATGTCGCAGTTGCCGCTCGCTGCGATCATGTTTCCGCCGGCGCTGATAATCGCTTTCGGCTGCTGCAAGCTTTTCCTGCACTTGAAAGATGCGATGAGGACGGCTTATCGATCCGGCAAACGCCAAGACGTTGTCTGAGCGGATCGATCACCTGCGGCATCGTTTGACGCTCGGCTTCCGTGTGAATTCGGGTGCGAGGTAAGTACCTCCTGCGCCTCCCTTGATATCAGCCTCCTGTACGGCGATGATTTCCGTGTGAAGTCCGTCCCGGCAGTTCCGGCTGGATTTTGAGAAGGGGCCCGCATGAGCGCTGAAATCAAACCCTATCGCATTTCGATCGGTGACGACGTCCTCGACGACCTCAGATCGCGGCTGCGTAACACGCGCTGGCCGGAAGCCGAACTGGTCGACGACTGGAGCCAGGGCGCGCCTCTGAAATGGATCAAGGACATCTGCCGCTACTGGGCTGAAGAGTACGATTGGCGTGGGCGCGAGGCGCGGCTCAACCGCTTTGCGCAGTTCACCACTGAGATCGACGCGCTCGACATTCATTACCTGCATGTGCGTTCGCCGCATCCGGACGCAATGCCGCTGCTCGTCACGCATGGCTGGCCGGGCTCGGTGGTCGAGTTTCACAAGGTGATCGAGCCCTTGACCGAC belongs to Bradyrhizobium icense and includes:
- a CDS encoding Dyp-type peroxidase, coding for MQIDIQSKSRSLLGVTDLTLAAKIKPGLIPALDSRSYESRLRLLLRTLNLLRVSSLEAEPTSLIADAVDRIRAIHSFRLAIVGEDPPKRLLLSVAFDGGWEPYMRRIWRDLGPLLDVIFCNCEGYLDAHSHDFPAYAGWVRSAQVTTEFFYNASALTVNDLHYLRQERQGWHDAGRRGLLEEALSALTRLYRLTDMHLQLASANDGDSLLRAARHLLRDPARTLIEKARQSELDATLQAALTWFDRYEAGFLKQALPALTALYRLSDMYPPLADVPDGDFLLRAAGHLLGEELAQCIGKARQKELNPTERAALTWFANYKAKALDGRATTAKWDPLKVQGGIIEAYTGATHACLLLVSLKDSAAACDMLEYLKPDIQHTSATALEAATAKPFVNVGFTVQGLTIAGVPNGTLDLLPYEFREGMAARASILGDVRHNHPINWSLPERNWPEPPQHERERVELSSVHAIVMYTCKGPADEWQDMASDKHPLRGAVLQFNEKLSGKGVQILSVQSMRRLVGSGSEPPRDHFDFVDGISQPWLEPPQKPARSNEVMTGDVGYKNIPRDRPTRDKVVTGDLLLGYENSFGDPPLTGKLWDDSTFLVVRKLEQDVDALHTVLKESGDVEGTKAKFMGRTGDGEVLIEDETINRRGNDFDYSKDAEGKACPFQSHIRRANPRGTRDDIRTVPRIMRRGMSYGLPYREKPNAKRGLFFMAYNASIAEQYEVIQAWLSGSNSSDQNTYSALRDPFVGVPLDGDPHTFVLHGAEPVKLPLDRPIVTMKWGLYAFVPSIKAIDELTELAKAAAKIESIKDKDNPKKKDQRAAELAVHVQKGAAVIAKLRRTEQQLGFDSAADQWKIALEDINARMFGISQAVWAAIRELHGGVLRTPYGVLVCKKDLVTEVFNNGGRGDPRYTVTGYAERMRASFGEIYLGKDDDRLSTSKYRAEACPANKAIMAVSREAAFTSSFKHTQEALRSLVPDDGEKRLQVKDIVDDTLAGISKEWFGLPDGEHVACGGWHWRSDKPTCPGHFHSPSRYMFQPNPGLEATKVGQQHGKDLFNAVGKLIEAQRKAERNLGTLGNALFDAYSNDQAQLTSEKNAQLTSTLIGVMMGFLPTVDGNIRGALFEWISDRSLWDHQLAYLADKNQDRFVKACMVLMGPLTKTLLLRPVPELVWRTALERHFLGPVEVRPGDKIAVSIVSATQECRLNDDNDGLYLLFGGNRREKGHPTHACPGYEMAIGVMLGMLAGLLEWARLRPTMSPMELNVSRR
- a CDS encoding ATP-binding protein encodes the protein MTNRRQEEARSRRRYLAILFSDLSDSARLAAGMEAEDFSDLLSHLRRAYEDIIPRHGGTIVQIRGDGLLASFGYPETHEDDGRRATEAALDLHDFVRRIPLDLSPRTLPPLHLHTGVHSGLVLLADGDDLHGRLDLLGNTVNVAARLSDVAQSDEILVSEETLGAESHFYETTPRRSLSLQGIIQPIAVYGILGRAAVGTRFEARSMRGLTSFIGRQTELQALKGSLYDIIKGQPQYVAIVAPAGMGKTRLVEEFLRDSANSDCRILRGYCESYLSAEPLQPFLQILRLLLGLDYGMTAARAAKVLERTLAEINPDLLKYRFEFLRTLSLDPVNGQLESRNISLENTIAAICKLFDALVISKPVVLFIDDWQWADVASRQVLEAIRRGDNRTLFVLVASRELGDGNVAIGGANILTLAPFSADEAEEIIRQLLPGSNPFTVTRIRELSGGNPLFIEELCHSVAHDSPDHNRIGRIHGGEAWLEKLIESRVERLKPEQIDLVRTAAVIGNVIPTWLLERLTGCGESHPLIATLAAQDLIFPGEQSGTLRFKHGIARDVIYDSVGLRQRNALHKCIADTLREHGPAGAQEEAWELLAYHYGACGKVVEAAQYAEAAGDKAAGASALDRAQIQYGAALSALDPDSSQENYERWISIAQRLALACVFDPSRDQLEFLQRAVVLATAHHDQRALARAEYWVGYINYALGELAYATRHLETALAQATAVGDEPLAVQIRAVLGQACAAAAEYDKSLVLLDEAISIKRQFRKRGRLPVALAYSLACKATVLGDRGLFEQAHACLDEALAAVHDSGHEVEASILCWKSAVSLWQGRWEDARAAAIKGQHIAERVRSLYLYAMNLSLGGYASWMTQRSQKSLQAIVDATSWLENRNRGLFVSLNHGWLADSLVESERWQQARHHAARALLRSRRHDRLGEAMAYRAMARASAAGHNRKSPEVYLALAMKNALARGARHEIAVTQLCDAQIRLACGERAHVAELLDQAESLFEAMGMTWHIEATRDLRRRSR